In Verrucomicrobiota bacterium, the DNA window GCAAAAGAATTCCAAGGAGTTTCTGGGGGCTGCGCGTTTTCTGGGCAGCGCTCCCCGCGAAGACCATTATTTCCACTATTACCTCTACTACGCTTCGCAGGCATACTTCCACACCTCGGGCAAAAGTTGGCGGGAATGGAATACGCTGAACATCAAGGTGCTCAATGCGACACAGAACAGCAATGGCTCCTGGGAAGGCCAGTTCGGCAGCGCCTTCAGTACTTCCGCCTGCCTGTTGTCGCTGGCGCTGAATTACCGGTTTCTGCCGATTTACGAACGATAATTTATGAAACGCTTTGGAATTGCTACCGTCGTATTGGCCGTGGTGGGGATGACGCCGACGTTGCGGGCGGAACTAATCCTGGACGGTCTGCGCGCCATCCAAGAACTGAACAATGCGGTGGGCGTCCGTAGTGCCGTGCCGCAGCCCAAACGCGCTGAGGCGGAGGAAAAAGTGGAGCCGGAAGATCCCGCCTATTCCGATAGCCTTCGGTTTCTCAACGGGGATACGTTGCATGGCAACCTGGTCTCCATTGACCCGCAAAAAGGGGTGCGCTGGAAAACGCCGGATGCCAAGGCGGAAATCGAATTTGGCATGACCAAGCTGGCCCGGATCAGCGTCGCGCGTCCGCAAAAATTGCCGGTACCCACCAAGGACACCGCCTGCGTCGTTCGGTTGACCAATGGGGACGAGTTGCTGGGCGAAGTGGTTTCCTTGGATCCCGATAAATTGTTGCTCGATACGGCCTATGCCGGGGTCATGACCTTTGCGCGCAAAAACCTCCAGAGTTTGCGCCTGATGAAAGTCGGGTCCGGCCCCATTTTTGAAGGTCCCACGGGGGTTGAAGGCTGGACGATTGGCCGCGGTCGCACGGGATGGAAATATTCGGATAACGGATTCAGTACCTCCAAACCTTCCTCTATTGGCCGGGACCTCAAATTACCCGCGCTGGCGCGGTTGGAATTTGATCTGAGTTGGCGCGGGCCGCTCCAGTTGCTGATGAATCTCTACACGGACGGCTTCGAGGAATACGGCAACAACGCGTACATGATCCAGATGAACACCGGGTACATCTACATGCAGCGGATTCGCCGCAATGGCGGCGGCCATAACATGGGGCAGGCCGAAGTTCCATCCTTGCATACCAAATCCAAGGTACACCTGGAAATTTTGGTCAACAAAGAGGCCAAAAGCATTGCCCTCCTGATTGATGGCGCGCTCGCCAAGCAATGGCGCGACAGCCAGGACTGGGTGGCGGGCGGTTCCTCCGTTTTGTTCGTGCAGCAAGGCATGGGTTACACCCGCATCAGCAATATTCGGGTAACCGAATGGGATGGCAAACTGGAAGAGCGCGCCAGTGCCGACGTGAAGAGCAAGGAAGACCAGGTGGAGTTGTCCAATCACGATAAAATCTCCGGCGACCTCAAGCAAATCAAGGACGGCAAGATGGTGTTTGCCACCGCCTTTGCGAACATGGATATTCCCATCAACCGGGTGCAACAAATTGACCTAGCCGGGGTGAAGGCGGAAGTGACGGCGAAGAAACCCACCGATGCCAGACTCATTTTCGCCACGCGCGGCAGCCTGACCGTGAACCTGGATAAATACGATGTCGGGCAACTGCTGGCCACCAGCCCGAATTTCGGCCAGGTGAAGTTTAATCCCTCAGCGTTCAACCAACTGGTTTTCAACCTGGATCAGCAAAAGAAAGCCACGCCAAACCTCGATCCGGAAACCGACGACGGCGACGTGGATCAGTAGCGTATGGTGTCCGCCAAGCAATTTCGCATTGTCCTGGTGACCGCGCCCGACTTGAAAAGCGCCCGCAAACTGGCCCGGGCGGTGTTGGCGGAACGGGCCGCCGCGTGTGTCAATTTGGTGCCGGGTGTGGAGTCGCACTACTGGTGGCAGGGCAAGTTGGAGTCTGGTCAGGAAGTGTTGTTGATCGTGAAGTCCGCCGTCCGCAAACTCAAGGCGCTGGAAAAAATCATCGTCGCCAATCATCCGTATGATACCCCGGAAATTCTCGTCCTCCCGCTCGAAAGTGGCGCCGAACGATATGTGGGCTGGCTGCGGGAATCCCTGACGCTGCCGCTTTCTCCTCGGAAGTAAACCGTATGCTCGCACTCCATCATCTCGTGGGTGCCTTGAGTTTGGCGTGGATGTTAAATGCCGTGCTGCCGGTTCAAGCCGCTGAGGCGCTCTCTTGGCGCGCGCAAATTGAGGCCGATTGGTTGATCCAGGATGACAAGCGTTTGGCCGCGCCCGTTTCTGGCAAACCCAAGAGTGCTGTCACGCAAGGCTCCCGAAGCTATCCTTTGGCCCTGGTTCTGGAGCGCGGGTTGCAGTTGGCGCAAAGCCAGCGGCGTTTGGGTGTCAACGTGGAGACGGCGGAACAGGAACTGCGGGACATTGCCGCCGCCGTCCAACAACTGCCGACGGATGCCCCGGAGGCGGCGCGGCGCGAGCTGTATTTACGCGCACATTGGGTGGTGCGCAAATTGGCGCTGGGTAATCCGCTGTTGGATTTCGACACCTTGCTCTTCGTCAAACGGGCGCCGGGCACCTTGCCGCACATGTCCGATCAGCATTATGGCTGGTGGTCGCGCCCGGGCGGCGGCATTTACCTGTTGAAAAAGTTCAAGACCGGCCAGCCGGAGCTGCGCTGCCTCACTTCGGATATGCCGCCGGGCAGTTTTATCGGGCCGGACCTTTCGTATGATGGTAAAAAGGTCCTGTTCGCCTATTGCAAATATTATCCCGCCACGGCGGCTGGCGAAAAGACGGACAAATCCAAACTGCCGGAGGACGGTTTCTACAAAATCTTCGAGATGAACGTGAATGGCGGCAAGCGCCGCCAGTTGACGTTTGGCCGTTATGACGATTTCGATCCGCGCTACCTGCCCAATGGCGAGATCGTGTTTCTCTCCACCCGCAAAAGCACGGCGATTCAATGCACCGCGCTGTTTTCCGATTCCTCCCGCACTGAACTCCTGCCGGATAGTTACGTGCGTTGCGGCGGGGATAACATTCGGCCGTGCGCCGTCTTTACGCTGCACGGCATGGATGCGCAGGGGCGGAACGTGCGGCCGCTCTCGGCCTTCGAGAACTTTGAATGGACTCCTTCCGTGATGAGCGACGGTCGCATTGTCTATGCGCGCTGGGATTACATTGACCGCTTCAACGGGCATTTCGAGAGCTTGTGGTCGGCGAATCCGGATGGCACCAACCCGCAACTCGTCTATGGTAATTACACCGTCAAACCGCAGGCCGTGTTCGAGGCCCGCTCCATTCCCCATTCCTCCAAGCTGGTCTTCACCGCCTGCGCCCATCACTCGATCACTGGCGGTTCGCTTTGCCTGCTGGACCGCACCCGGGGCACGGAAGAGGAAACGCCGCTGGTGCGTCTGACCCCGGAAGTGGTGTTCCCGGAAACGGAAGGCTGGAACGACCATTACTACGCCAACCCCTGGCCGCTGTCCGAGGAATATTTCCTGTGCGGTTGGGCCACGCACCGCCTGCCGCCGCACGCCGGCAGCAAAGCGGTGATGGACGCACGCAACCCGGTCAACGCAATGGGGGTGTACCTGTACGATGCCTTTGGCAATCTGGAATTGCTGCATCGCGATCCCGAAATT includes these proteins:
- the cutA gene encoding divalent-cation tolerance protein CutA; this translates as MVSAKQFRIVLVTAPDLKSARKLARAVLAERAAACVNLVPGVESHYWWQGKLESGQEVLLIVKSAVRKLKALEKIIVANHPYDTPEILVLPLESGAERYVGWLRESLTLPLSPRK